The following nucleotide sequence is from Nocardioides eburneiflavus.
CGAGGGGAAGAAGCTGAAGAGCGACGACATGGTCGCCTACTACACCGACCTCGTCGCGTCCTACCCGATCGTCTCGATCGAGGACCCGCTCGACGAGGAGGACTGGGCCGGCTGGAAGGCCATCACCGACAGCCTCGGCGACAAGACCCAGATCGTCGGCGACGACCTGTTCGTCACCAACGTCGAGCGACTGCAGCGCGGCATCGACGGCGGCCAGGCCAACGCGATGCTCGTCAAGGTCAACCAGATCGGCTCCCTCACCGAGACCCTCGACGCCGTCGAGCTCGCCCACCGCGCGGGCTTCCGCAACATGATGAGCCACCGCTCCGGCGAGACCGAGGACACCACGATCGCCGACCTCGCCGTGGCCACCAACTGCGGCCAGATCAAGACCGGGGCCCCGGCCCGCTCCGACCGCGTCGCCAAGTACAACCAGCTCCTCCGCATCGAGGACGAGCTGGGTGACGCGGCTCGCTACGCCGGGCGGGGTGCCTTCCCGCGTTTCTCCGGCTGACAGAGGCAGCCCTCCTGCGCGCTGCGCCTCCGAGAGTTCGTGCGGTGGACAAGGCAAGATGGTCCGCATGCCTTCCCAGCGCCGTACGCCTCGTGGTGGGCCCGGCGGACCGCGCGGACCGAGGCAGGGCCACAGCACGCACCCCGGCGCCCGCGGCACCCGGCCGCGGGCGGGCGGACCGCGTACGCCTGCTCCCCGGAGCGAGGGGCCGGCCGCCGCGGGCCCCGCCGCCACCAGGCCCACCGGTCGCCGGCCTCGCTTCACCGGCCGCGCCGCCGTGCTCGTTCTGGTGCTCGCGGTGCTCACGGTGTCGTACGCCTCGTCGCTGCGGGCCTACCTCCAGCAGCGCTCGCACATCGGTGACCTCAAGGCGCAGATCGCCGAGCGCGAGGCCAGCATCACCGACCTCGAGCGGGAGAAGAAGCGCTGGGAGGACCCGGCCTACGTCAAGGCGCAGGCCCGCGCGCGCTTCGGCTACCTGATGCCCGGCGAGCAGGGGTTCGAGGTCATCGGCGTCGACGGCAGGCCCCTGGAGGCGCAGGCCACCCTCAACGACCCCGACGAGGTCATCAAGACGGTGCCCAAGGCATGGTGGAGCGCCGCCTGGGAGTCGATGGAGCTCGCCGGCAACCCGCCCCCGCCCGACGAGGAACCCGCAGAGATGATCGACGGAACGCAGCAGTGAACCAGCAGGAGATCGACCCGGTCGACGAGGCCGCCATCCACGCCCAGCTCAAGCGCCGGCCCCGCGGCATCGACTCGGTCGGCCACCGCTGCCCCTGCGGCAACCCCGACGTGGTCACGACGGAGCCGCGGCTGCCCAACGGCACGCCGTTCCCGACGACCTTCTACCTCACCTGCCCGCGCGCGGCCTCGCGCATCGGCACCCTCGAGGGCTCGGGCCTGATGAAGGAGATGCAGGCGCGCCTCGGCACCGACGAGGAGCTCGCCGCGGCCTATCGCGGCGCCCACGAGCGCTACCTCGAGTACCGCGCCGAGGTGGGGGAGCGGGCCGGGCTCGACGTCCCCGAGATCGAGGGCATCACCGCCGGCGGCATGCCCGACCGGGTGAAGTGCCTGCACGTCCTCGCCGGCCAGTCCCTCGCGATGGGGCGCGGCGTCAACCCTCTCGGCGACGAGGTCCTCGACCTGCTCGGCGCCTGGTGGGAGTCGGGTCCGTGCGTCGAGCGGCCGGACGCGCCCTGACCCAGCCCGGCCCCCGGTCGGCACAATGGCCCGCATGAGCACCGTCGCGGCCATCGACTGCGGGACCAACTCGATCAAGGTCCTGATCGGCACCGTGCGCGACGACGGACGCCTCGACACCGTGCTGCGCGACTCGCGGGTCGTCCGGCTCGGCCAGGGGGTCGACCGCACCGGCGAGCTCGCCGACGAGGCGCTGACGCGCACGTTCGCGGCCCTCGACGAGTTCGCCGAGACCATCCGTCGCCACGGCGTGCCGCCGGCGCGGGTCCGCTTCTGCGCGACCTCGGCCACCCGCGACGCGAGCAACGCGGCCGTGTTCCGCGAGGGCGTACGCCGCCGGCTGGGCATCGAGCCCGAGGTCCTGTCGGGCGACGAGGAGGCCGCCCTCGTCTACGCCGGTGCGATCGCCGCGCAGGTCCCGAGGCCACCCGAGCCGGTGCTGGTGGTCGACATCGGCGGCGGCTCCACCGAGCTCGTGCTCGGCGAGGGCGACCGGCGGCAGGCCGTCTCGCTGGACATCGGGTCCGTACGCCTCCACGAGCGCCACCTCCACACCGACCCACCGACCGCGGCAGAGGTCGCCGCGTGCGTCGCCGACATCGACGCCCAGCTCGACGGCGGCGGGATCCCGCTCGAGCGCACCCGGACGGTCATCGGCACGTCCGGCACGATCAAGACCCTGGCGTGCGGGGTCCTCGCGCTCGACAGCTACGACCGCGAGGCGTTCGACCACGCCGTCCTGCCCAACGCCGCCACGGCGTCCTTCGTCGACGCGCTCGTCGCCATGACCGTCGCCGAACGGCGTGCCCTGCCCTACATGCACCCCGGCCGTGCCGACGTGATCGCCGCGGGGGCGCTCATCTGGAGCCGCATCCTGGCCCGTGTGCCGGTGCCCGAGCACGTCGTGTCCGAGGCCGACATCCTGCACGGCATGGCCGCTGCCATCGGCCGATGAGCGGGCCGGTCGGGCTCCCGCACCCCGTGGTCGGCGGGGAGTTCCCCAGCCCGGTGGAGCCCGGCACCGGCTGGCCGGACGACCCCGCCGCGGCGGGCACGCCCGTCGCGCGCGACGCCGACGACGTACGCCGGCTCGCGCGCGGCGCCGACCTCGACGAGCTCGACGCCCGGGTGAGCGTGTGCTCCGCCTGCCCGCGACTGGTGACCTGGCGCGAGGAGGTGGCGCGCGAGAAGCGGGCGTCCTTCGCCGACCAGCCCTACTGGGGGCGGCCGATCCCGGGCTGGGGCTCGCCGGAGCCCTCGCTGCTGATCGTCGGCCTCGCGCCCGCGGCCAACGGGGGCAACCGGACGGGGCGCATCTTCACCGGCGACCCGAGCGCGGACTGGCTCTTCGCGAGCCTGCACCGCACCGGCTGGGCCGTCCAGCCCACCAGCGAGCACGCCGGGGACGGCCAGCGCCTCGTCGACGCGCGGATGGTCGCGACCGTGCGCTGCGCCCCTCCGGAGAACAAGCCCACCTCCGTCGAGCGCGACACCTGCGCGCCGTGGATCGCCGCCGAGCTGGCCCTGCTCCCCACGGTGCGTGCCGTCGTCGCGCTCGGCTCGTTCGGCTGGGCCGGCGCGCTTCGCTCGCTGGTCGCCGCGGGCGCGCCGGCGCCCGCGACCCGGCCGAAGTTCGGGCACGGCGCGGAGGTCGGGCTGGGCGGCGTGACCCTCCTCGGGTGCTACCACCCCTCGCCGCACAACACCTACACCAAGCGGCTCAGCGCCGAGATGACGGACGCGGTCTTCGAGCGCGCGAGGGCGCTGACAGACTTGCCTGTGTGACCCTCCACGCCATCACCGTCCTCGGCCACGACCGTCCCGGCATCATCGCCGAGGCCACCGGCAGGCTCGCCGGGCTGGGCCTCAACCTCGAGGACTCGACGATGACGCTGCTGCGCGGCCACTTCGCGATGATGCTGGTCTGCGAGGGCGCCGCGGAGGACGCCGACATCGAGGCGGCCCTGGCGCCGTTGGCCGCCGACGGCAGCCTGACGGTCACGGTCCGCGAGGTGCCCGTCGAGGCCGTCGCTCCTGCCGCCGGCACGTCGTGGATCCTGTCGGTGCACGGTGGCGACCGCCCCGGCATCGTGTCCGCCGTTGTCGCGGTGATCGCCGGCGTCGGGGGCAACATCACCGACCTGACGACGCGGCTCGCCGGCGACCTCTACCTCCTCGTCGCCGAGGTCGACCTCCCCGCGGGCGTCGACGTCGCCTCGGTCGAGCGCGACCTGGCAGTCGTGGCGGCGGACCTCGGTGTCGGCGTGACGCTGCGCGCTGCCGAGACCGACGAGCTCTGAGCGCCGCACCGATGAGCGTGAACCCCCGGGTCCTGGCGTGGACCGAGGCCGACCTCGGCGTGGCCGGGGAGCTGCGCGAGGTCGTACGCGCCCCCGCCGCCGTGCTGTCCACGGTCGGCGACCTCGTCGACCCGACCGCGCCGGAGGTCGTACGGCTCGCCGCCGACCTCGTCGCCACCATGCGGGTCTCGCCCGGCTGCGTCGGCCTGGCCGCGCCGCAGATCGGGGTGGGGGCGAAGGTCTTCTGTGTCGACGTGTCGGAGCACCCCAAGACCCGCGACCACCACGGCACGTTCGTGCTGTGCAACGCCGAGGTCGTCTCCGGCAGTCGCAAGGAGAAGGCCCGCGAGGGCTGCATGTCCGTGCCCGACCTCACCGGCGACGTCCGGCGCCCGAGCCGCATCGTCGTGCGCGGCCAGCTCCCCGGGAGCGGCGAGGAGGTCGAGCTCGAGGCCGGGGCCTTCGAGGCACGGGCGCTCCAGCACGAGATCGACCACTGCGACGGTCTGCTGTTCCTCGACCGTACGGCCGGAGCGCACGCCGTCTACGCTCGCAGGACGTACCTCTGACCTGCCCGCCAGGTCGCCGGCCCCGGTATCCCAACCGGTAGAGGAAGCGGTCTTAAAAACCGCACAGTCTGGGTTCGAACCCCAGCCGGGGCACTCGTCACGACCTCCTCCTCACGGGTCCGCGCCCGCGGACGGGCTGGTAGCGGTCGAACCGTGCCTCCAGCACGCCCTCGCCGCCCGTGAGGTCCGGCAGCTGGTGCTGGAGGCCGTGCAGGCGGGCCGCCACCAGGCGCGCCTCGATCCTGGTGAGGTCAGCGGTGGCGGTCTGGCCGGTGACCTCGGCCCCCCAGCTGCCGAGGAGCCGCAGCAGCTGCGGAGCGTCCCGTGTCGGCACCTCCAGGTCGACGCGGAGGTGCGGCTCGCACACGAGGGTCGAGGCACGCTCCAACGCCTGGCGCACGACGAGCGGTGTCAGGCTGCGGTAGTCCAGCGCGGTCGGCAACGGACCCCGCTGCGAGGGCGGCCCGTCCCCGGACCGGTAGCCGGCCTCGGTGAGGGTCACCCGGCAGTCGGTCACCTCCCACCCCGACAGTCCGCGCGCCAGCGCCCGGCCGACGTGCTGGGCCATGACGGTCGTGAAGTGCTCGACGGTCTTGAAGAGGTGGAGCGGGAGGTCGCGGGCCGGGACCTCGAGGTCGAGCCGGACCCCCGAACCCGGGGCGGCCGGCTCGAGCCGGAGCCCGATGGTCGCGCCGTACGGGTTGGTCGGGGTGTTGAACCGCTCCACCGCCGACCCGACCCGCCGCAGCCGCTCGACGTGGAGCACGCTCGCCTCGGAGAAGTCGACCTCGATGCCGTGCTCCTCGGCCAGCGTCGAGGCGATGACCTCCTGCTGCACCCGGCCGTAGAGCGACACCGTGGGCCGGCCGTCCTCGTCGGGACGTGCCGCGATCAGCGGGTCCTGGTCGGCGAGCTGGGCCAGCGCGACGCGGAGCGCGGGTCCCTGCCGCGGGTCGCACGCCTCGAGCGACGCCTCCAGCGTGGGCGGAGGGAAGTGGTGCTCCTCCGCGCGGGCCGACGTGCCGAACCCGTCGCCCACCCGGACCGCGCCGAGCCCGAGCAGCCGCGCGACCTGGCCCGCACGGACCTCGGGAGCGCGGGTCCACTGCCCGTCGCGGAAGACCTGGATGCCGGCGACCTTGCCGGACCGAGCGCCGGGCAGCTCGAGCCGCTGGCGCACGCACAGGGACCCGGAGAACGTCCGCACGTACGCGACCTTCTCGCCGGCCGGCCCGCGGTCCACCTTGAACACCCGGCCCGACGGAGGCCCGCCGGCGTCGGCCTCGCCCTCCGCCGGCGGCGCGGAGGGCAGGAAGGTCGCGATGCCGGCCACCAGCTCCGGCACGCCCGCGCCTGTGACCGCCGACCCGGCGAAGACGGGGTGCAGATCCCCGGACCGGGTCTGGTCCGCGACGAGCGCGCGCAGCTGCTCCGCCGTGTGGTCCCTGCCCTCGACGTACGCCCTCACCAGCTCGTCGTCGTGCTCGGCCAGCGCAAGGACCTCGCGCTCGCGGAAGGCGCGGTCGTCGGGTGCGTACGGGGTGAACGCCGCCGTCCCGGCGCCGAGCCGGGCCGCCGTCCCCATGGGCAGGACCGACGGCGAGAGCCGGCGACGGATCGCCTCGAGGACCGCGTCGACGTCGGCGCCCGCCCGGTCGATCTTGTTGACGAAGAGCAGCGTCGGCACGCG
It contains:
- a CDS encoding FtsB family cell division protein, encoding MPSQRRTPRGGPGGPRGPRQGHSTHPGARGTRPRAGGPRTPAPRSEGPAAAGPAATRPTGRRPRFTGRAAVLVLVLAVLTVSYASSLRAYLQQRSHIGDLKAQIAEREASITDLEREKKRWEDPAYVKAQARARFGYLMPGEQGFEVIGVDGRPLEAQATLNDPDEVIKTVPKAWWSAAWESMELAGNPPPPDEEPAEMIDGTQQ
- a CDS encoding DUF501 domain-containing protein gives rise to the protein MNQQEIDPVDEAAIHAQLKRRPRGIDSVGHRCPCGNPDVVTTEPRLPNGTPFPTTFYLTCPRAASRIGTLEGSGLMKEMQARLGTDEELAAAYRGAHERYLEYRAEVGERAGLDVPEIEGITAGGMPDRVKCLHVLAGQSLAMGRGVNPLGDEVLDLLGAWWESGPCVERPDAP
- a CDS encoding Ppx/GppA phosphatase family protein; the encoded protein is MSTVAAIDCGTNSIKVLIGTVRDDGRLDTVLRDSRVVRLGQGVDRTGELADEALTRTFAALDEFAETIRRHGVPPARVRFCATSATRDASNAAVFREGVRRRLGIEPEVLSGDEEAALVYAGAIAAQVPRPPEPVLVVDIGGGSTELVLGEGDRRQAVSLDIGSVRLHERHLHTDPPTAAEVAACVADIDAQLDGGGIPLERTRTVIGTSGTIKTLACGVLALDSYDREAFDHAVLPNAATASFVDALVAMTVAERRALPYMHPGRADVIAAGALIWSRILARVPVPEHVVSEADILHGMAAAIGR
- a CDS encoding uracil-DNA glycosylase; this translates as MSGPVGLPHPVVGGEFPSPVEPGTGWPDDPAAAGTPVARDADDVRRLARGADLDELDARVSVCSACPRLVTWREEVAREKRASFADQPYWGRPIPGWGSPEPSLLIVGLAPAANGGNRTGRIFTGDPSADWLFASLHRTGWAVQPTSEHAGDGQRLVDARMVATVRCAPPENKPTSVERDTCAPWIAAELALLPTVRAVVALGSFGWAGALRSLVAAGAPAPATRPKFGHGAEVGLGGVTLLGCYHPSPHNTYTKRLSAEMTDAVFERARALTDLPV
- a CDS encoding glycine cleavage system protein R, with protein sequence MTLHAITVLGHDRPGIIAEATGRLAGLGLNLEDSTMTLLRGHFAMMLVCEGAAEDADIEAALAPLAADGSLTVTVREVPVEAVAPAAGTSWILSVHGGDRPGIVSAVVAVIAGVGGNITDLTTRLAGDLYLLVAEVDLPAGVDVASVERDLAVVAADLGVGVTLRAAETDEL
- a CDS encoding peptide deformylase; protein product: MSVNPRVLAWTEADLGVAGELREVVRAPAAVLSTVGDLVDPTAPEVVRLAADLVATMRVSPGCVGLAAPQIGVGAKVFCVDVSEHPKTRDHHGTFVLCNAEVVSGSRKEKAREGCMSVPDLTGDVRRPSRIVVRGQLPGSGEEVELEAGAFEARALQHEIDHCDGLLFLDRTAGAHAVYARRTYL
- a CDS encoding elongation factor G; this encodes MPPRSSERSLNLGILAHVDAGKTTLTEHLLHLAGVVDRPGSVDAGTTQTDSLALERRRGITIKAAVVAFPLEDLVVNVIDTPGHPDFIAEVERVLGVLDGAVLVLSAVEGVQPQTRILMRALQRLRVPTLLFVNKIDRAGADVDAVLEAIRRRLSPSVLPMGTAARLGAGTAAFTPYAPDDRAFREREVLALAEHDDELVRAYVEGRDHTAEQLRALVADQTRSGDLHPVFAGSAVTGAGVPELVAGIATFLPSAPPAEGEADAGGPPSGRVFKVDRGPAGEKVAYVRTFSGSLCVRQRLELPGARSGKVAGIQVFRDGQWTRAPEVRAGQVARLLGLGAVRVGDGFGTSARAEEHHFPPPTLEASLEACDPRQGPALRVALAQLADQDPLIAARPDEDGRPTVSLYGRVQQEVIASTLAEEHGIEVDFSEASVLHVERLRRVGSAVERFNTPTNPYGATIGLRLEPAAPGSGVRLDLEVPARDLPLHLFKTVEHFTTVMAQHVGRALARGLSGWEVTDCRVTLTEAGYRSGDGPPSQRGPLPTALDYRSLTPLVVRQALERASTLVCEPHLRVDLEVPTRDAPQLLRLLGSWGAEVTGQTATADLTRIEARLVAARLHGLQHQLPDLTGGEGVLEARFDRYQPVRGRGPVRRRS